One segment of Anatilimnocola aggregata DNA contains the following:
- a CDS encoding serine hydrolase domain-containing protein, translated as MALVQQRIFLVSLSLGIGLILSGSFAHAQKSNESASKLTAAMQPFVEQGEVAGLVAVVGNAEGIQSTSVLGWQNIEAKQPMKQDALFRIASMTKPIVAIGIMILQDEGKLSVDDDVAKHLPEFQGQQLVVKEDGKDSLRNPTRPIKIRDLLTHTSGLPGAYPGDLKSLYFDRKHTLAEATEVAAKQALQFEPGTKWAYCNAGIDALGRIIEVKSGKSFEDFLAERIFKPLKMVDTTPYPSEEQLQRLAGLYDRKEDKLVFANYVLLGPTKNAKHPIPAGGLYSTAADLARLYQMMLHQGELDGQRVLSKAAVKQMTTVQTGEIKTGFTEGMGFGFGWAVVRQPTGVHAMMSPGTYGHGGAFGTQGWIDPERKLFVILLIQRIGMQNADGSKLRQALQEAAVGK; from the coding sequence ATGGCACTTGTTCAGCAGCGTATTTTCCTCGTTAGCCTGAGCTTGGGCATCGGCCTTATTCTCAGTGGATCATTTGCTCACGCTCAAAAATCAAACGAAAGCGCGAGCAAGCTGACCGCGGCAATGCAGCCGTTTGTGGAGCAAGGCGAAGTCGCGGGGCTAGTGGCGGTTGTCGGTAATGCCGAGGGAATTCAATCGACGTCGGTGCTGGGCTGGCAGAATATCGAAGCCAAGCAGCCGATGAAGCAGGATGCTCTCTTTCGCATTGCTTCCATGACCAAGCCCATCGTGGCCATCGGCATCATGATCCTGCAGGACGAAGGGAAGTTGTCGGTCGATGACGACGTGGCCAAGCACTTGCCAGAGTTTCAAGGCCAACAATTGGTGGTTAAGGAGGACGGAAAAGACTCGCTCCGCAATCCAACTCGGCCGATCAAGATTCGCGATCTACTCACTCACACGTCGGGACTTCCGGGCGCTTATCCGGGCGATCTGAAAAGTCTCTACTTCGACCGCAAGCACACGCTGGCCGAAGCAACGGAGGTTGCGGCCAAACAGGCTTTGCAATTCGAGCCAGGCACGAAGTGGGCTTACTGCAACGCGGGCATCGACGCGCTCGGGCGCATTATCGAAGTGAAGTCGGGCAAGTCATTCGAAGACTTCCTGGCAGAGCGAATCTTCAAGCCTTTGAAAATGGTCGATACCACACCCTATCCCAGCGAAGAACAATTGCAGCGGCTCGCTGGTTTGTATGACCGCAAAGAAGACAAACTTGTGTTCGCGAATTATGTGTTGCTTGGCCCTACCAAAAACGCGAAACATCCGATTCCCGCCGGTGGTCTTTATTCCACTGCAGCCGATCTCGCCCGCCTCTATCAAATGATGCTCCACCAGGGAGAACTCGACGGCCAGCGCGTTCTGTCGAAGGCAGCCGTTAAGCAAATGACCACCGTGCAAACGGGCGAGATTAAGACCGGCTTCACCGAAGGAATGGGCTTTGGTTTTGGCTGGGCCGTGGTGCGTCAGCCGACCGGCGTTCACGCCATGATGTCCCCCGGCACTTATGGCCACGGCGGTGCGTTTGGTACTCAAGGCTGGATTGATCCGGAGAGAAAACTCTTCGTCATTCTGCTCATCCAGCGCATTGGAATGCAAAACGCTGACGGCTCTAAACTGCGACAGGCATTACAGGAAGCCGCTGTGGGGAAGTAG
- a CDS encoding RNA polymerase sigma factor: MKLENHPRTGEVTSASLLVELREQNEAAWSQFVEIYAPLIYTWCRRAGCTPDDAGDMLQTILVKVWSGLRTYRESHPSGSFRAWLATVTRNALTDVARRGDEKAEGGTQALQRLQVIPEVTEHSTVVLDSDLRDLAKRAAAIVHQSLPAESQRLIELAIFQDLPAPEVAAILNCSPAAVRKAKSRLLQKLRDMLGEFD, from the coding sequence ATGAAGCTGGAAAACCATCCCAGAACGGGCGAAGTAACATCTGCCAGCCTGCTCGTTGAACTGCGCGAGCAGAATGAAGCGGCCTGGTCTCAATTCGTCGAGATCTACGCGCCCCTGATTTACACCTGGTGCCGCCGAGCAGGCTGTACTCCGGACGACGCCGGCGACATGCTGCAGACCATCTTGGTGAAAGTCTGGTCCGGCCTGCGGACTTATCGCGAGTCGCATCCCAGCGGTTCGTTTCGCGCTTGGCTGGCAACAGTCACCCGGAACGCACTCACCGATGTCGCCCGCCGCGGAGATGAAAAGGCCGAAGGTGGAACACAGGCTCTGCAGCGGCTGCAGGTCATTCCAGAAGTCACTGAGCACAGCACCGTGGTGCTCGATTCCGACCTGCGCGACTTGGCCAAGCGGGCCGCGGCGATCGTACATCAGTCGCTCCCCGCCGAGAGCCAACGGCTGATCGAGCTGGCGATTTTTCAGGATTTGCCGGCTCCCGAAGTGGCCGCGATTTTGAATTGCTCCCCCGCCGCGGTGCGGAAGGCTAAATCCAGGCTGCTCCAGAAGTTGCGAGACATGCTGGGCGAATTCGATTAG
- a CDS encoding dienelactone hydrolase family protein, producing MKPTADFKDRLLTCLGGPWPDAPALEAKILSTEQLDGVKRLKVSYQTEPGEVVTSWLLVPDTANQAKPAAGICLWHQHNGAWHLGASEPAGLAGLPMHHTGLALAREGYVVLCPDALGFGEREKGYKQKGGALERFLFLKYVVEGKCLAWKHILDMRRAVDYLVSLPEVDAERLGCYGHSMGSTHTWLVGPWEPRLKALVGNCCLPTYSAIHRKQMLHCFPNFIPGLYQYGDTPDIAALIAPRALHLNLGDQDNGSPIEECREGIARIEKAYQAAHAEKNFSYFIEENTGHVLSPAMWEKVKGFFAKHLS from the coding sequence ATGAAACCCACTGCCGACTTCAAAGACCGCTTACTCACGTGCCTTGGTGGACCGTGGCCGGATGCACCAGCGCTCGAAGCCAAGATTCTCTCGACCGAGCAACTTGATGGTGTGAAGCGATTGAAAGTTTCGTACCAGACCGAACCAGGCGAAGTCGTGACCTCATGGTTGCTGGTTCCTGACACGGCGAATCAAGCCAAACCGGCTGCCGGTATTTGCCTCTGGCATCAACACAATGGCGCGTGGCATCTGGGTGCTTCTGAGCCCGCAGGGCTCGCCGGTCTGCCCATGCACCATACGGGGCTGGCGCTCGCCCGTGAAGGTTATGTGGTGCTTTGTCCTGATGCCCTCGGGTTTGGTGAACGGGAAAAGGGATACAAGCAGAAAGGTGGCGCGCTCGAACGGTTCCTGTTCCTAAAATATGTGGTCGAAGGGAAGTGCCTCGCCTGGAAGCACATTCTCGATATGCGCAGGGCTGTCGACTATCTCGTGTCGCTCCCCGAGGTCGATGCCGAGCGCCTGGGCTGCTATGGCCACTCCATGGGATCGACGCACACCTGGCTGGTTGGTCCGTGGGAGCCACGGTTGAAAGCCCTCGTTGGCAACTGCTGCCTGCCGACGTATTCGGCCATTCATCGCAAGCAGATGCTGCACTGCTTTCCCAACTTCATTCCCGGGCTCTATCAATACGGCGATACGCCCGACATCGCCGCGCTGATCGCGCCTCGCGCGCTTCATTTGAATCTGGGCGATCAAGACAACGGTAGCCCGATTGAAGAATGCCGCGAAGGAATCGCCCGCATCGAGAAAGCCTACCAAGCAGCTCACGCCGAGAAGAACTTCTCATACTTCATCGAAGAGAACACCGGCCACGTCCTGAGCCCAGCGATGTGGGAAAAGGTGAAGGGCTTCTTTGCGAAGCATTTGAGCTAA